In one window of Hyla sarda isolate aHylSar1 chromosome 1, aHylSar1.hap1, whole genome shotgun sequence DNA:
- the RFK gene encoding riboflavin kinase — translation MSQRLVCSSRLGTGSASGGTTAALLLPLPSTDGLRSLAEPKLEHPPPEPALNTVKKRAARGCVMSGLPYYCSGEVVRGFGRGSKELGIPTANFPEQVVDSLPSDLTTGIYYGWGCVGNGEVYKMVMSIGWNPFYKNTKKSVETHIIHQFKEDFYGEILSIVVVGYIRPERSFDSLDSLIAAIHSDIEEAKKQLDLPEQRKLMEHYFSNSYKIMNGH, via the exons ATGTCCCAGAGACTTGTGTGTAGTAGCCGGCTCGGCACCGGTTCAGCGTCAGGTGGAACTACAGCCGCCTTGCTTCTACCTCTGCCCTCCACAGACGGTCTCCGCTCGTTGGCGGAACCTAAACTAGAACACCCGCCGCCTGAACCGGCGCTCAATACGGTGAAGAAGAGAGCGGCCAGGGGCTGCGTCATGAGCGGGCTGCCCTACTACTGCAGCGGGGAGGTCGTCAGGGGCTTCGGCCGCGGGTCCAAGGAGCTCGGCATCCCAACAG CTAATTTTCCTGAACAAGTTGTAGACAGCCTTCCATCTGACCTCACCACTGGGATCTACTATGGCTGGGGCTGCGTTGGCAATGGGGAGGTTTACAAAATGGTTATGAGTATAGGCTGGAATCCCTTCTACAAGAACACAAAGAAATCTGTG GAAACCCATATAATTCATCAGTTTAAAGAGGACTTCTATGGAGAAATACTAAGTATTGTTGTTGTGGGCTACATTAGACCAGAGAGAAGTTTTGACTCTTTAG ATTCCCTGATTGCTGCGATTCACAGCGACATTGAAGAAGCCAAGAAGCAACTGGACCTACCAGAACAAAGGAAACTCATGGAGCACTACTTCAGCAATTCCTATAAAATTATGAACGGTCATTGA